GTAGTTTACATTTTCAACATTTAATTGTTGTGTTCTAGTTAAAATGTAAATCTGATTTTCTTTCTTTTTTCTATAGTATTCGGTAAGCAACTTCCCCAAATATCCAGCTCCTCCAGCGATAACGATTTTCATAACTAACCCTAATTTTGTGTTCTTAAATTTTCTCTTTTACTTGCTTTTCTTCCTTTTAAAAAGAACATGATAAATACAATCATTACTACACCTAAATAGACTGAAAAACCTCCAATTTTTGCACTTAATGTTTCTACTAAATCTTTGTAATCTGTTAGCGAATAAATTTTAATGATTTTTAACGCAAAACCAATGTTTACCAAATAGAAACCAATTTTAAATAACTTATTGGTTGCCATAGCTATTTCTTGTTGCTGATTGAAAATATCTAGCATAAAAATTTTACTGTTTTTAAATAAATGTTGCGAAACAAAAGTTGTTAATCCTGTACTGATTGGTAAGTAAATAGCGTAGGCGATTAATATTAATGTTGTACTCATAATGACTTGTTTTTAAATTGTTTGTGATATATATAAATTGTGGTTAAATTAATTCCGTGTAAAAAGGCAATCAGTAATAAAATAAAACTCAATCGCTTTGTTATTTCTTCTATTAATTGTTGGATTGTCTCTATGTTATTTAATGAATTCAGTGTAAAAATTACGATGCCTAAATTCAAAACATAATAGGCTGTTCTTAAAACATTATTAATTCCATTTGCGAAGTTTAAATCATTTGGAAAAAAATTAGTGATGTATGTTTTTCCGTTTTGATAACATTCATTTCCAACATAAACTATGGTAATTCCAGAGATGAGGATGTAAACTATGTAGGTTACAATATCCATAGGATTATACGTTTAAGATGAAAAATAAAATAATCACTCTGTATCCGATCCAAGTCCAACTTAAATAACTTGGTAACTCTAATAATTTGATTCTTCTTTTATGTTCAAAAAACATGAAACCAACCACTCCAGAAAAAGCAAATAAGATTAACCATTGTGGAAAACTGATCATACTGTTTAGTAACATGAGTTGGAACAACCCAATACAGCCCATTAAAGAAACAGTAATGATGTTTCCGACGTAATTCAAAATGGTTTTAGAATCTTTATTGATTACAAAAACGACTTGAGAGATGATTAAACCTAATGCCAACCAAATTTCTCTTATAAAACTTGCTTTTGGTAATGCTTGAATTATATGTGAAAACTGAAATAAGGTTATTGAAGTTATTAAAGTTCCTAAAACAATAAATAATAATCTGTATTTCACATTGAAACTTGGAATACATTCCAATTCTTCTGATTCTTTTTTATCTGAAGGGATAATTACTTTTCTATTGTAAGAAATTAAAGAATATAACTTTGATAATCCGTATTTAATAGGCTTGAAGTTTCCTATTTTTTCTACAATTGGAAATGAGTTCCCTATTACTTTTAATAAACTATCGATACCATAAGTCACTTGTTTATTTTCTCTATCAATTAAAGCTATTTCGTTTACAGCTCGTTTTATATCTACAAATGATTTCTCTTTTGATGTGATTTTCTCAAATGATTTTCTTCCTTCTGTATCTAACATTTTAGCCTTAATAAAAGCCCTAGTGTACAAATTACATAACGGACAATCGGTATCGTATAATAATGTATGTTGATTTAAAGTTTTCATATTTTCAAAAATTATTGAAAGTTAATAGTCAAATTTTTTTAGCTCTAAAAATGCTGTTACACTGTAAGCTAAAAAGATGGGGAATCCAAAGAGAATTGGATTCGCTAAATAGGTTTGGGAAATAATACTATATACTTCTGACCAAAAAATAAAATAAGTGATTACTATCAATAAATAACTCCCTATAAAATATTTACTCTTAATTTTAAGCACTTCCCACTGAATTCCTTGTGATATACAATATAATAATTGTACAAATCCTAGTGGTATAGCAAACAAAGCTGCAAAACCTAAATTGTTACGATCAAAAATACCAGTAAGTAATAAAATCGTAAAAACTAACATTAGTATTCTGTTTATATGTTTCATAGTTTCAGAAATTATTGAAAGTTTGTTTTTAAATTTTTTTATTTTTTAATCAATCTTGTAAAATTAGATAGCAACCAGTGCTCGTCTGCTTTAATTGCCTTTTCTAATAAACCGTTAAACATACCTGTTACTGATAAAATATCCTTCATCAATTTTCTAAAAACCTCAGCATCTTCAGAATCTTCACTTACATCGTTTTGTAATTCCTCTAAGACTTTTAATACAGGTTCGATCTCTCTTTTTTTGCGTTCTTTGGTTACTTGTTTAAATAGTTCCCAAATATCTTTATCGGCAACGAAAAACTCTTTACGCTCCCCTACTACAAACTCTTTTCTTACAATTCCCCAATCGATTAATGCACGAACATTCATGTTTACATTTCCGCGGGAAATTTTTAAAGCTTCCATAATCTCATCGGCAGATAAAGCTTTATTTGTCGCCAATAATAACGCATGTACTTGAGCCATAGTTTTATTTATTCCCCAACTTGTTGCTAAACTACCCCAAGTTTGTATGTACTTTATTTTTGCGTCTTCTAACTTCATGAGACAAATATATAGATATTTTCTAAACTTTCAAAAATTATTGAAAATTAAATATTTTCAATTCTGATTATTCTGGTAACTTTTTTCTAAAAACCAAGTTAAATATAGAGCTAAGAATATTGCAACTCCCGAAAAAACACAATCATTATAGAATCTAAAATAGTTTTTTAATGCCGCTAGGTAAAAAATAAAGTAAAGAATAATGGAAGAAAAGTAAAATATAAACACCGACTTTGCAGGTTTAAGATCGCTATTTGACAAGGATAAAACGAAAGTAAAAAGTACTTGGTAACCTCCTAGTACGATAGCAGACAATAATGCTAGAATTTGTAATTCTAAACTTATATCTAAAATAAAAAAGAAAAATAAAATTCCAGACACTACCATAAAGAACCTATTAATTTTTATACCGATTTTTAATATTCTATTCATCTATCTAATTTATATTTTAAAAATTTTCTTCAAAAAAAAGTTTTTTTTCCTATTACCAATTTTACCAATATATATCTGCAAACACTCAATTAAAAAGCGTTTTATCGATTTTTATACAATAACTCAATTCTTATCTTTTAAATATTAATTTCTATTTTTTTTTGAATTCGTGTAATATTTTTAAAACTAAAAATACTAATCAGATAAAGAATATATTTTTTGAGTAACGATTTTTATATAACGTCAATTTTACCTCATTCGGGAATCATAATTAAAATCTGTAGAGCTTATACAGACTCTGAAGAAGATTTTGAAGATTTTTATCAAGAGG
This genomic stretch from Tenacibaculum jejuense harbors:
- a CDS encoding GbsR/MarR family transcriptional regulator, with product MKLEDAKIKYIQTWGSLATSWGINKTMAQVHALLLATNKALSADEIMEALKISRGNVNMNVRALIDWGIVRKEFVVGERKEFFVADKDIWELFKQVTKERKKREIEPVLKVLEELQNDVSEDSEDAEVFRKLMKDILSVTGMFNGLLEKAIKADEHWLLSNFTRLIKK
- a CDS encoding thiol-disulfide oxidoreductase DCC family protein; the protein is MKTLNQHTLLYDTDCPLCNLYTRAFIKAKMLDTEGRKSFEKITSKEKSFVDIKRAVNEIALIDRENKQVTYGIDSLLKVIGNSFPIVEKIGNFKPIKYGLSKLYSLISYNRKVIIPSDKKESEELECIPSFNVKYRLLFIVLGTLITSITLFQFSHIIQALPKASFIREIWLALGLIISQVVFVINKDSKTILNYVGNIITVSLMGCIGLFQLMLLNSMISFPQWLILFAFSGVVGFMFFEHKRRIKLLELPSYLSWTWIGYRVIILFFILNV